Proteins encoded together in one Cyanobium sp. WAJ14-Wanaka window:
- the bchL gene encoding ferredoxin:protochlorophyllide reductase (ATP-dependent) iron-sulfur ATP-binding protein: MTATLTRPDGEGSVQVHQEPGMDIETGALVIAVYGKGGIGKSTTSSNLSAAFSKLGKRVLQIGCDPKHDSTFTLTKRMVPTVIDILETVDFHTEELKPEDFVFEGYNGVMCVESGGPPAGTGCGGYVTGQTVKLLKEHHLLEETDVVIFDVLGDVVCGGFAAPLQHADYCLIVTANDFDSIFAMNRIMQAINAKAKNYKVRLGGVIANRSEETDEIDKFNARTGLRTMAHFKTVDAIRKSRLKKCTIFEMESTPEVEAVQQEYLNLARRMLENVEPLEAESLKDREIFDLLGFD; this comes from the coding sequence ATGACAGCCACGCTCACTCGCCCGGATGGTGAAGGCAGTGTTCAGGTCCACCAGGAACCGGGCATGGATATTGAAACAGGGGCGTTGGTGATCGCCGTCTACGGCAAGGGCGGCATCGGCAAAAGCACCACCTCCTCCAACCTCTCGGCGGCCTTTTCCAAGCTGGGTAAGCGGGTGCTGCAGATCGGCTGCGATCCCAAGCACGACAGCACCTTCACCCTCACCAAGAGGATGGTGCCCACGGTGATCGACATCCTCGAGACCGTGGATTTCCACACCGAGGAACTGAAGCCCGAAGACTTCGTGTTCGAGGGTTACAACGGCGTGATGTGTGTGGAATCCGGCGGCCCGCCGGCCGGCACCGGCTGCGGCGGCTATGTGACGGGTCAAACGGTGAAGCTGCTCAAGGAGCACCACCTGCTGGAAGAAACCGATGTGGTGATCTTCGATGTGCTGGGCGACGTGGTCTGCGGTGGTTTCGCGGCACCGTTGCAGCATGCCGATTACTGCCTGATCGTGACCGCCAACGATTTCGATTCGATCTTCGCGATGAATCGAATCATGCAGGCCATCAATGCCAAGGCCAAGAATTACAAGGTGCGCCTCGGTGGTGTGATCGCCAACCGCTCCGAGGAGACCGACGAAATCGACAAGTTCAATGCCCGCACAGGCCTGCGCACGATGGCCCATTTCAAGACCGTGGACGCGATTCGCAAATCCCGTCTGAAAAAGTGCACCATCTTCGAGATGGAAAGCACCCCGGAAGTTGAGGCTGTGCAGCAGGAATACCTGAATCTGGCCCGCCGGATGCTGGAGAACGTCGAACCTCTCGAGG
- a CDS encoding ferredoxin:protochlorophyllide reductase (ATP-dependent) subunit B, producing the protein MELTLWTYEGPPHVGAMRIATSMEGVHYVLHAPQGDTYADLLFTMIERRDRRPPVTYTTFQARDLGGDTAELVKKSISQAVERFQPEALLVGESCTAELIQDQPGSLAQGMDLGGIPVVSLDLPAYSKKENWGAAETFYQLLRNLLKSQLPAPGTAKPLPSRWREEGRRPRVNLLGPSLLGFRCRDDVREITGLLEEYGIEVVVVAPLGARPADLARIPTADANVCLYPEVAGVGCSWLERQFGMPTIKTVPIGIGATAAFLRELHGVLELELPAALQPDASGECGAERRSRLPWYSRSVDSTYLTGKRVFIFGDATHAIAAARIASQELGFAVVGLGTYSREQAREVRAAAAELGLEALISDDYLAVERAMAEASPELVLGTQMERHSAKRLGLPCAVISSPLHVQDVPARYSPQMGWEGANVIFDSWVHPLMMGLEEHLIGMFRHDFEFVEGHRSHLGEAPAPNLETAPAASIDGLVWSADGEAELAKIPFFVRGKVRRNTENFARERGLAVIDSEALYEAKSHFSR; encoded by the coding sequence ATGGAACTGACCCTCTGGACCTATGAAGGCCCCCCCCACGTGGGGGCGATGCGCATCGCCACTTCGATGGAGGGAGTGCACTACGTGTTGCACGCCCCCCAGGGCGACACCTACGCCGATCTTTTATTCACGATGATCGAGCGGCGCGACCGGCGCCCTCCCGTCACCTACACCACCTTCCAGGCCCGGGACCTCGGGGGCGACACCGCCGAGCTGGTCAAGAAATCGATTAGCCAGGCGGTGGAGCGTTTCCAGCCCGAGGCCCTGCTGGTGGGTGAGAGCTGCACTGCCGAACTGATCCAGGACCAGCCCGGCTCCCTGGCCCAGGGCATGGATTTGGGGGGCATTCCGGTGGTGAGCCTGGACCTGCCCGCCTATTCAAAAAAGGAAAACTGGGGCGCCGCCGAAACCTTCTATCAACTGCTGCGCAACCTGCTCAAATCCCAGTTGCCGGCCCCGGGCACTGCTAAGCCCTTGCCCAGCCGCTGGCGCGAGGAGGGCCGCAGGCCCAGGGTGAACCTGCTGGGCCCCAGCCTGCTGGGCTTCCGCTGCCGCGACGATGTGCGCGAAATTACCGGGCTGCTGGAGGAGTACGGCATTGAGGTGGTGGTGGTGGCTCCCCTGGGGGCGCGGCCAGCTGATTTGGCGCGCATCCCCACGGCCGACGCCAATGTCTGCCTCTACCCGGAGGTGGCCGGGGTGGGCTGTAGCTGGCTGGAGCGCCAGTTCGGCATGCCCACGATCAAAACCGTGCCGATCGGCATTGGGGCCACGGCGGCCTTCCTGCGGGAGCTGCACGGCGTACTCGAGCTCGAACTGCCGGCAGCGCTGCAACCCGATGCCAGCGGTGAATGTGGGGCCGAACGGCGCTCCCGCCTGCCCTGGTATTCCCGCTCGGTGGACTCCACTTACCTCACCGGTAAGCGGGTGTTCATTTTTGGCGACGCCACCCATGCCATCGCCGCAGCGCGGATCGCCAGCCAGGAGCTGGGCTTTGCCGTGGTCGGTCTGGGCACCTACAGCCGGGAGCAGGCCCGTGAGGTGCGGGCAGCGGCGGCCGAGTTGGGCCTGGAGGCCCTGATTAGCGACGACTACCTCGCCGTGGAGCGGGCCATGGCCGAGGCCAGCCCGGAGCTGGTGCTAGGCACCCAGATGGAGCGCCACAGCGCCAAGCGGCTGGGGCTGCCCTGCGCCGTAATCAGTTCACCCCTGCATGTGCAGGATGTGCCGGCCCGCTATTCCCCCCAGATGGGTTGGGAGGGGGCCAACGTGATCTTCGATTCCTGGGTGCACCCGCTGATGATGGGCCTGGAGGAGCACCTGATTGGCATGTTCCGCCACGACTTTGAATTCGTGGAGGGCCACCGCAGCCACCTGGGCGAGGCTCCAGCCCCAAACTTGGAAACTGCTCCGGCTGCTTCCATTGATGGCCTGGTTTGGAGTGCCGATGGCGAGGCGGAGCTGGCCAAGATTCCCTTCTTTGTGCGCGGCAAGGTGCGGCGTAACACCGAAAACTTTGCCCGGGAGCGGGGGCTGGCGGTGATCGACAGCGAGGCCTTATACGAGGCCAAATCGCACTTCAGCCGTTAG
- a CDS encoding ferredoxin:protochlorophyllide reductase (ATP-dependent) subunit N — MGLPTLLKESGQREVFCGLTSIVWLHRRMPDAFFLVVGSRTCAHLVQSAAGVMIFAEPRFGTAILGERDLAGLADANEELDRLVADLLARRPEIRTLFLVGSCPSEVIKLDLGKAAERLNTRLAGQVRVLNYTGSGIETTFTQGEDQALTAMSPLLPSSDEPQLLIAGTLADAVEDRLVDLFGRMGVAVVRSLPPRRSTELPPVGKGTKLLLAQPFLSSTARALMARGAELVTAPYPLGVEGSSAWMAAGAKAFGIDPERVAAVLDPLVERGKRAIAPHRETLSGKRLFLLPDSQLELSLARFLHRECGMELIEVGTPYLDRQLLDGELALLPDDITLSEGQDVERQLDRVRAAKPDLVVCGLGLANPLEAEGFTTKWSIELVFSPIHGCDQAGDLAELFARPMRRRGAISFA; from the coding sequence ATGGGTTTGCCAACCCTGCTCAAGGAGAGTGGCCAAAGGGAGGTGTTTTGCGGTCTCACTTCGATCGTGTGGCTGCACCGCCGGATGCCAGATGCCTTCTTTCTGGTGGTGGGCTCGCGCACCTGTGCCCACCTGGTGCAGAGCGCCGCAGGGGTGATGATTTTTGCCGAACCCCGCTTCGGCACAGCGATCCTGGGGGAACGGGATCTGGCCGGCCTGGCCGATGCCAACGAGGAGCTCGACCGGCTGGTGGCCGACCTCCTGGCCCGCCGCCCTGAAATTCGCACCCTCTTCTTGGTGGGCTCATGCCCCAGTGAGGTGATCAAGCTCGACCTGGGCAAGGCCGCAGAACGGCTCAACACCCGCCTGGCGGGCCAAGTGCGGGTGCTCAATTACACGGGCAGTGGCATTGAAACCACCTTCACCCAGGGGGAAGACCAGGCTCTGACGGCGATGTCACCCCTGCTGCCCAGCAGCGACGAACCCCAGCTGCTGATCGCCGGCACCCTGGCCGATGCGGTTGAAGACCGCCTGGTGGACCTATTTGGACGGATGGGGGTGGCGGTCGTGCGCAGCCTGCCGCCCCGCCGCTCCACCGAGCTGCCCCCCGTGGGCAAGGGCACCAAACTGCTGCTGGCCCAACCCTTTTTGAGCTCCACCGCCCGGGCCCTGATGGCCCGTGGTGCCGAGCTGGTCACGGCCCCCTATCCCCTGGGGGTAGAGGGCAGTAGCGCCTGGATGGCTGCCGGCGCCAAGGCCTTTGGCATTGATCCGGAGCGGGTGGCCGCCGTGCTCGATCCCCTGGTGGAGCGGGGCAAGCGGGCCATCGCCCCCCATCGGGAAACCTTGAGCGGCAAACGGCTGTTTCTGCTGCCCGATTCCCAGCTGGAGCTCTCCCTGGCCCGCTTCCTGCATCGGGAGTGCGGCATGGAGCTGATTGAGGTGGGCACCCCCTACCTCGATCGGCAGCTCCTCGATGGGGAGTTGGCCCTGCTGCCCGATGACATCACCCTCAGCGAGGGCCAAGATGTGGAGCGCCAACTCGATCGGGTACGGGCCGCCAAGCCAGACCTGGTGGTCTGCGGCCTGGGCCTGGCCAATCCCCTCGAGGCCGAGGGCTTCACCACGAAGTGGTCGATTGAATTGGTCTTCAGCCCGATCCATGGCTGCGACCAGGCCGGCGACCTGGCCGAATTATTTGCCCGCCCGATGCGTCGCCGCGGCGCCATCTCCTTCGCCTGA
- a CDS encoding TrkA family potassium uptake protein: MPVAPWRRSRRPPSRRPLRPWQAPLALAIVVNAAALGYHLTQGWDWGDSYWMVLVTISTLGFSDPHTQVLNAEGRVVTALLIAGGLVVVQLTIQALLGLSESGYYRRIRERRFRSWLSTMHNHVILCGYGRIGREIGEQLAREGVPLLVVEMDPERQAAAEERGLPVVMADATLDETLIEAGIYRCRSLVAALPSNAANLYVVLSARGLAPQCRLIARSDSDEAGRKLRQAGADAVVSPYVSGGRTMAATALRPLAVTFMDLLAGSDCEVEEFQLSSNSEDLGKLAGASLAEVQLGRRTGALVLAIVPSLSQREGDGDQGLIANPSSDVRLEAGQMLVVMGSKEQLERVEQLLGPALKSVDAMAN, translated from the coding sequence ATGCCTGTTGCACCCTGGCGCCGGAGCCGCCGCCCCCCCTCCCGGCGGCCCCTAAGACCCTGGCAAGCCCCCCTGGCCCTGGCGATTGTGGTGAACGCCGCAGCGCTGGGCTACCACCTCACCCAAGGCTGGGACTGGGGAGATAGCTACTGGATGGTGCTGGTCACGATCAGCACCCTGGGCTTCAGCGACCCCCACACCCAGGTGCTCAATGCCGAGGGCCGGGTCGTAACCGCCCTGCTGATCGCCGGCGGCCTGGTGGTGGTGCAACTGACCATCCAGGCGCTGCTGGGGCTATCTGAATCCGGCTACTACAGGCGCATTCGCGAGCGCCGTTTTCGCAGTTGGCTTTCCACCATGCACAACCATGTGATTCTCTGCGGCTATGGCCGCATCGGCCGGGAGATTGGCGAACAACTGGCCCGCGAGGGGGTACCCCTGCTGGTGGTGGAGATGGACCCCGAGAGACAGGCCGCCGCCGAGGAAAGGGGCCTGCCGGTGGTGATGGCTGACGCCACCCTGGACGAAACCCTGATCGAAGCGGGCATCTACCGCTGCCGCTCCCTGGTGGCGGCCCTGCCCAGCAACGCCGCCAATCTCTACGTGGTGCTGAGCGCCCGGGGCCTGGCGCCCCAATGCCGACTAATCGCCCGCTCCGACAGCGATGAGGCCGGTCGCAAGCTGCGTCAGGCCGGAGCCGATGCGGTGGTGAGCCCCTACGTGAGTGGGGGTCGCACCATGGCGGCAACCGCCCTAAGGCCCCTGGCCGTCACCTTTATGGACCTGCTGGCGGGCTCCGACTGTGAGGTGGAGGAATTCCAACTGAGCAGCAACAGCGAAGACCTGGGCAAGCTGGCCGGCGCCAGTCTGGCGGAGGTCCAGTTGGGACGCCGCACCGGCGCCCTGGTGCTGGCGATCGTTCCCTCCCTCTCCCAGCGCGAAGGAGATGGCGACCAGGGCCTAATCGCTAACCCCAGCAGCGACGTTCGCCTGGAGGCGGGTCAAATGTTGGTGGTGATGGGCAGCAAGGAGCAACTAGAGCGGGTCGAACAACTTCTCGGCCCGGCGCTCAAGAGCGTGGATGCCATGGCCAATTAG
- a CDS encoding thermonuclease family protein, translated as MVLGASLGRAGSPIDLQAKVLSVGDGDTITVVAAAGQMRVRLACIDAPEMAQKPAGPAARLALQRLLPLGSTVGLKLQGSDRYGRQIAEVFPSGNPVPVNLTLVRDGDAFVYRRYWSHCDQESYGEAELSARSFRRGVWGAGLGEGLALPWDFRAQHPRP; from the coding sequence ATGGTCCTTGGCGCTTCCCTTGGTCGTGCTGGATCGCCAATTGATTTGCAGGCCAAGGTTTTGTCAGTTGGTGATGGCGACACGATCACGGTCGTGGCTGCTGCTGGCCAGATGAGGGTGCGTTTGGCCTGTATTGACGCGCCTGAAATGGCCCAAAAACCCGCCGGTCCAGCTGCCCGGCTTGCCCTACAGCGTTTACTTCCCCTTGGCTCCACAGTTGGCTTGAAGCTGCAGGGCAGTGATCGCTACGGGCGCCAGATTGCCGAGGTATTCCCCAGCGGCAATCCTGTGCCTGTCAATCTCACCTTGGTTCGCGATGGTGATGCCTTCGTTTATCGGAGATATTGGAGCCACTGTGACCAGGAAAGCTACGGAGAAGCCGAACTCAGCGCCCGTTCATTTCGCCGCGGCGTATGGGGAGCTGGTCTTGGCGAAGGATTAGCTCTGCCGTGGGATTTTCGGGCCCAACACCCCAGGCCTTAG
- a CDS encoding RNA-binding protein: MTIYVGNLSFDAEAEDVQHLFSQYGEVSKCSLPLDRDTGRKRGFAFVEMANEAEEAKAIEDLQDVEWMGRAIRVNKAEPRGGGGGGGGRGGYGGGGGGGGYGGGGGGGGRGGYGGGGGGGGGGGRY, encoded by the coding sequence ATGACCATTTACGTCGGCAATCTTTCCTTCGACGCCGAAGCGGAAGACGTGCAACACCTCTTCAGCCAATACGGCGAAGTGAGCAAGTGCAGCCTCCCCCTCGATCGCGACACCGGCCGCAAGCGCGGTTTCGCCTTTGTGGAGATGGCTAATGAGGCTGAAGAAGCCAAGGCCATTGAAGATCTTCAAGACGTTGAGTGGATGGGTCGCGCCATCCGCGTAAACAAAGCTGAACCCCGCGGTGGCGGTGGTGGTGGCGGCGGTCGCGGCGGCTACGGCGGCGGCGGTGGTGGTGGTGGCTACGGCGGTGGTGGCGGCGGCGGTGGTCGCGGCGGCTACGGCGGTGGCGGCGGTGGCGGCGGCGGCGGCGGCCGTTACTGA